Proteins from one Caldalkalibacillus salinus genomic window:
- a CDS encoding NAD-dependent succinate-semialdehyde dehydrogenase — translation MQVTEKQGGTYVNGAWRNIGSRQEVKNPATGEVIDHISFVPKETVQEAIDGAHDAFQNWSKTTSSERAKRLRTWYQLIMQHRREIAEQITLEMGKPFKEAKGEVIYGASFIEWYAEEAKRIYGETIPASHPDKRLMVLKQPVGVVAAITPWNFPAAMITRKIAPALAAGCTVVIKPSEETPLTAIKLVELAHEAGFPPGVIQLVQSEPAAFSEVCMQDQRVRKITFTGSTEVGRHLMRQSADQVKKVSLELGGHAPIIVLDDADIDKAVQGVIASKYRNAGQTCVCGNRIYVQEGIYDAFVARFVEQVQTLKVGDGMDENTDLGPLINVQAYEKVERHVQDALNKGANLVCGGQGVQEKGVYFYEPTVLTDVTADMQVMQEETFGPVAPVQKIKSEEEAIQRANQTNYGLAAYFFTESMSKGTRLMEALEYGIVGWNDGVPAVAQAPFGGWKESGLEREGGHQGLESFLETKYVSVQL, via the coding sequence ATGCAAGTGACCGAAAAGCAAGGTGGAACTTATGTTAATGGCGCTTGGCGGAACATTGGGAGCAGACAAGAGGTCAAAAACCCGGCAACAGGGGAGGTGATAGACCATATCTCGTTTGTGCCTAAGGAAACGGTACAGGAGGCGATTGATGGCGCTCACGACGCTTTCCAAAACTGGTCCAAAACGACATCATCCGAAAGAGCTAAACGCTTGCGCACCTGGTATCAGCTCATCATGCAACACCGTCGGGAGATCGCTGAACAGATCACTTTGGAGATGGGCAAACCCTTCAAGGAAGCGAAGGGAGAAGTCATTTACGGTGCCTCTTTTATTGAATGGTATGCAGAGGAAGCTAAACGGATTTATGGTGAAACCATCCCAGCCAGTCACCCTGATAAACGGCTGATGGTCCTGAAGCAACCCGTTGGTGTGGTGGCCGCCATTACGCCCTGGAATTTCCCCGCAGCCATGATCACGAGAAAAATCGCCCCTGCTCTGGCTGCTGGTTGCACTGTGGTGATTAAGCCTTCAGAAGAAACACCGCTCACAGCAATCAAACTGGTTGAACTCGCACACGAAGCAGGGTTTCCACCCGGTGTGATTCAGCTAGTACAGAGTGAGCCTGCGGCTTTCAGTGAGGTTTGTATGCAGGATCAGCGCGTACGCAAAATCACGTTTACCGGCTCTACCGAAGTAGGGAGACATCTTATGAGACAAAGTGCGGATCAAGTGAAAAAAGTCTCTTTAGAACTAGGTGGCCATGCCCCTATCATAGTGCTTGATGATGCTGATATAGATAAGGCGGTCCAAGGCGTGATCGCTTCTAAATATAGAAATGCGGGCCAAACATGTGTCTGCGGTAATCGCATTTACGTACAGGAAGGCATATATGACGCTTTTGTGGCTCGCTTTGTAGAACAGGTCCAAACGCTAAAAGTGGGCGACGGCATGGACGAAAACACGGACTTAGGTCCCCTCATCAATGTGCAAGCTTATGAAAAAGTGGAGCGCCATGTTCAGGATGCGTTAAATAAGGGTGCCAACCTTGTCTGCGGGGGGCAAGGTGTACAGGAGAAAGGCGTTTACTTCTATGAACCGACCGTATTGACCGATGTCACAGCAGACATGCAGGTCATGCAGGAAGAGACCTTTGGCCCTGTAGCCCCAGTCCAGAAAATTAAGAGTGAAGAAGAAGCGATTCAACGTGCGAATCAAACCAACTACGGACTCGCTGCCTACTTTTTCACTGAAAGCATGAGTAAAGGGACACGCCTGATGGAAGCCCTTGAGTATGGCATCGTCGGTTGGAACGACGGTGTACCTGCTGTTGCGCAAGCCCCATTTGGCGGTTGGAAAGAAAGTGGCCTCGAACGTGAGGGCGGTCATCAAGGGCTAGAATCGTTTCTTGAGACCAAATACGTGTCAGTACAGCTTTAA
- a CDS encoding chromate transporter yields the protein MTYWHLFLAFFIPGIVGYGGGPASIPLIKYEVVNRYGWMSNEEFAELLALGNTLPGPIATKMAGYVGYEVGGPLGAFIALFATVGPSLIAMVLLLSLLYKFKDSPKVKKMTALIRPTIAILLGVLAFEFFETSWLSAGVVQTLLIIVVSLLLLEKWKVHPAFVILASLVYGGLFLGG from the coding sequence GTGACATACTGGCATTTATTTTTAGCCTTTTTCATACCCGGCATTGTGGGTTACGGAGGGGGACCCGCTTCCATTCCACTCATCAAGTATGAAGTGGTCAACCGCTATGGATGGATGAGCAATGAAGAGTTTGCAGAGTTGCTTGCGCTTGGGAACACCCTACCTGGCCCCATCGCCACCAAAATGGCGGGCTACGTAGGTTATGAAGTAGGCGGACCGTTGGGGGCTTTTATTGCTTTATTTGCCACCGTTGGGCCCTCACTGATCGCCATGGTATTATTACTCAGCTTGCTCTATAAGTTTAAAGACTCTCCTAAGGTGAAGAAAATGACAGCCCTGATCCGCCCCACGATTGCCATTCTCCTCGGGGTCTTAGCCTTTGAGTTTTTCGAGACGTCATGGCTTTCGGCTGGGGTCGTACAAACGCTTTTGATTATCGTTGTCAGTCTTTTGCTTTTAGAGAAGTGGAAAGTTCATCCCGCCTTTGTCATTCTGGCCTCTCTCGTATACGGGGGATTATTCCTGGGCGGATGA
- a CDS encoding chromate transporter, which yields MDFKKQRDLFIGFFRSGILGYGGGPSSIPLVHQEVVVRYQWMTDEEFSDVLALGNTLPGPIATKMAGYIGYRVGGLVGLFTALTATVLPTVLLMLLLIGFLSSYRDSRVVQGMTQAVAPVVGVMLAVLAYSFFKQSRKSLGWVTTIILTVVSLLAYTALSIHPAIVIGALIIYALLAKNKKKEAAKA from the coding sequence GTGGATTTTAAAAAACAGCGAGACCTGTTCATCGGATTTTTTCGCTCAGGCATATTAGGATACGGGGGAGGCCCTTCTTCTATCCCTCTTGTGCATCAAGAAGTCGTTGTCCGTTATCAGTGGATGACAGATGAAGAATTTAGCGATGTCCTGGCCCTTGGGAACACGTTACCTGGCCCAATTGCAACGAAAATGGCCGGCTATATCGGCTATCGTGTCGGTGGTTTAGTCGGATTGTTTACGGCATTGACCGCCACTGTTCTACCAACGGTTTTACTGATGCTACTGCTGATCGGCTTTCTGTCCTCTTACCGTGATAGTCGAGTGGTGCAAGGCATGACACAGGCTGTTGCTCCTGTTGTTGGAGTCATGCTGGCCGTACTCGCCTACTCATTTTTCAAGCAATCGCGCAAAAGTCTAGGTTGGGTAACCACCATTATACTGACCGTCGTGAGCTTACTGGCCTATACGGCTCTCTCCATCCATCCAGCGATCGTCATCGGTGCCTTAATCATCTATGCCTTACTAGCAAAGAACAAAAAGAAGGAGGCGGCTAAAGCATGA
- a CDS encoding Lrp/AsnC family transcriptional regulator, whose amino-acid sequence MKIDQTDRKLLEILSDHGRMSYVDLAKELGLSRVAVRERINHLKEAGVIEKFSVVVNSEKVGKSVSAFFEVDCEPTALVSVAENLAQNPRVASCYQMTGPSTLHMHVLVEDFEKLEQFINEELYALEGITRVESHILLRRFKSRTGLKL is encoded by the coding sequence ATGAAAATTGATCAAACAGATCGTAAATTATTAGAAATCCTCTCGGATCATGGACGGATGTCTTATGTTGATTTAGCCAAGGAATTGGGGTTATCTCGTGTTGCCGTGAGAGAAAGAATTAACCACTTGAAGGAAGCCGGTGTCATTGAAAAGTTCAGTGTGGTGGTTAATTCTGAAAAGGTAGGTAAGTCTGTTTCCGCGTTTTTTGAAGTGGACTGTGAGCCGACTGCACTGGTTTCGGTTGCCGAGAACCTGGCTCAAAACCCTAGAGTGGCTAGCTGTTACCAGATGACAGGCCCAAGTACGTTGCATATGCACGTTCTTGTGGAGGATTTTGAGAAGTTAGAGCAGTTTATTAATGAAGAATTGTACGCACTAGAAGGCATCACGCGTGTCGAAAGCCACATTTTACTCAGACGCTTTAAAAGTCGTACGGGACTAAAACTATAA
- a CDS encoding gamma-glutamyltransferase family protein, protein MMSYDSLYQPYPSQRMTVYGRKGMVATSQPLAAQAGRDILKQGGNAIDAAIATAACLTVLEPTSNGIGSDAFALVWTEGKLHGLNASGPAPKGISVDKVKALGYEKELPKHGMVPITVPGTPGGWAALSKRFGRLPLRDVLQPAIDYAEEGFPLSPILGKYWKAAYKIYKQNLKGPEFEGWFETFAPDGRAPEIGEIWRSPGHAQTLRAIGESDAETFYRGAIAEQIDAFCKEHGGFLSYEDLASYEPEWVDPIKVNYRGYDVWEIPPNGQGLIALLALNTVKGYAFTEKESADSYHKQIEAMKMAFADGLQYITDPSRMSVGVEDLLSDTYAEQRRQLISSEALQPEAGEPPRGGTVYLATADGEGNMVSFIQSNYMGFGSGVAVPGTGIALQNRGHNFSLDPSHDNVLEPGKKTYHTIIPGFLSQGDQPIGPFGVMGGFMQPQGHMQVVMNTVDFSLNPQAALDAPRWQWVKDKDIHVEPHFPNHIAQALVRQGHRVHKLVDSGSFGRGQIIWRDPETGVLAGATESRTDGEVAAW, encoded by the coding sequence ATGATGTCATATGATTCTTTATATCAGCCTTATCCATCTCAACGCATGACCGTCTATGGTAGAAAAGGTATGGTGGCAACATCACAACCACTGGCCGCACAAGCTGGCAGAGATATTTTAAAACAAGGCGGGAATGCCATAGATGCGGCTATTGCCACAGCTGCGTGCTTGACTGTACTGGAGCCTACGTCAAATGGGATTGGGAGTGATGCTTTTGCGCTCGTATGGACGGAGGGCAAGCTCCACGGGCTTAACGCAAGCGGTCCAGCGCCGAAAGGGATCTCAGTAGATAAGGTCAAAGCGTTAGGATACGAGAAAGAATTACCCAAACATGGCATGGTGCCTATCACTGTCCCGGGTACCCCAGGGGGATGGGCAGCGTTATCGAAGCGGTTTGGTCGATTACCACTCCGAGACGTCTTACAGCCTGCCATTGACTATGCGGAAGAAGGCTTCCCGCTTTCACCAATCTTAGGGAAGTATTGGAAAGCGGCTTATAAGATATATAAACAAAATCTAAAAGGCCCAGAATTTGAAGGGTGGTTTGAGACGTTCGCCCCAGATGGTAGAGCACCAGAAATCGGTGAGATATGGCGGTCGCCAGGGCATGCCCAGACACTAAGAGCCATTGGAGAAAGCGACGCCGAAACGTTTTACCGTGGGGCTATTGCAGAGCAAATCGACGCCTTTTGTAAGGAACACGGGGGCTTTTTAAGTTATGAAGACCTTGCCTCCTATGAGCCTGAATGGGTTGATCCGATCAAAGTGAACTATCGTGGGTACGATGTATGGGAAATCCCACCAAACGGGCAAGGTTTAATTGCACTGCTCGCCTTAAATACTGTAAAAGGTTACGCATTTACGGAAAAAGAATCAGCAGATAGCTACCATAAACAAATCGAGGCGATGAAAATGGCCTTTGCTGACGGTCTACAGTACATCACCGATCCGTCTAGGATGAGTGTGGGTGTAGAGGATTTATTATCCGATACATACGCGGAACAGAGGCGGCAACTGATCTCAAGTGAAGCGTTACAACCTGAAGCGGGCGAACCGCCACGTGGGGGTACGGTTTACCTTGCTACAGCAGACGGGGAAGGAAATATGGTGTCCTTTATCCAAAGCAATTATATGGGATTCGGATCTGGTGTCGCCGTCCCTGGTACAGGTATCGCCTTACAAAACAGAGGACACAATTTCTCCTTAGATCCGTCGCATGACAATGTGCTTGAGCCAGGGAAGAAGACATACCACACGATCATCCCTGGATTCCTATCACAAGGGGACCAGCCGATAGGACCATTCGGTGTGATGGGTGGATTTATGCAACCGCAGGGACATATGCAAGTGGTCATGAACACCGTTGATTTCAGCCTTAACCCACAGGCGGCACTAGATGCGCCAAGGTGGCAATGGGTCAAAGATAAGGATATTCATGTCGAACCTCATTTTCCAAACCATATAGCGCAAGCGCTTGTACGCCAAGGACATCGGGTGCACAAACTCGTCGACAGCGGCAGCTTTGGCAGAGGCCAAATCATCTGGAGAGATCCTGAAACGGGCGTACTCGCAGGGGCTACAGAATCTCGTACAGACGGGGAAGTGGCCGCTTGGTAA
- a CDS encoding putative bifunctional diguanylate cyclase/phosphodiesterase, whose translation MDASHRSLRLRAFILPTLYTICVGLGLVLLPLDMLDWRFTLVFAISFIILWQWGSIPYHKKFGYTFGSPLYYSTVFLFGLETTMVSLLLAASYFYFYQAYFSPNESSLGRLSYVFMLSATVATCYFTFVLIGGEVGMFSWDQFPYYIIAMIVSMAIDSVITFIQVRSYQYVESAQYYLVATILTFILLMTVSHSTLFGVIFFVGLNVLIALLFKRQRLRFEKIYKRAYFDNLTGLPNRFLFTEKMELQGKKIQPEKKQVNILLIGIDRFKLINDIMGHASSDRLLKMVAERLLSVAPVTDQVYRVGGDEFAFLLTKEDSNSADQTAQYILDVFKTPFVVDEQEIHLSVSVGGCYWNMEKDSVGEVTKYAEVALAEAKKNGGHTYSKFTEDMRQDTLNRLQMGLDLAKAIERNELEIFYQPQFCTATKELVGAEALLRWKHPEHGYVPPNKFIPIAEENGQIIPIGDWIIRTACQQLKQWEKDGYSSIQMSINLSSRQFQQKDLLHVIKETLEETKVKAQFLKLEITESVAMTNEHMVLERLFSLKKLGIQLSLDDFGTGYSSMSYLQRFPLDAMKVDRSFIRDIHQNKRNYAIVKSTIALAQSLGLEVVAEGVETEEEFEVVRKLKGDMVQGFLLGRPLPNHEFEAMLAKQEYAI comes from the coding sequence ATGGATGCGTCTCATAGATCACTAAGATTAAGAGCATTTATACTTCCAACTTTATATACGATATGCGTGGGGCTGGGGCTCGTATTACTCCCACTGGACATGCTTGATTGGCGCTTCACACTCGTATTTGCCATCAGTTTTATCATCCTTTGGCAATGGGGGAGCATTCCATATCATAAAAAGTTCGGGTACACCTTCGGTTCTCCATTGTACTACAGTACGGTGTTTCTTTTTGGACTGGAAACAACGATGGTATCACTCTTGTTAGCAGCCAGTTATTTTTATTTTTATCAAGCTTATTTCTCACCAAACGAGAGTTCTCTAGGTCGTTTGTCCTACGTATTTATGCTCTCAGCTACCGTTGCCACTTGTTACTTTACGTTCGTACTGATTGGTGGCGAAGTCGGTATGTTTAGCTGGGACCAGTTCCCTTACTATATCATCGCTATGATCGTCAGTATGGCCATCGATTCTGTCATTACGTTTATTCAGGTTCGTTCTTATCAGTATGTTGAGTCTGCTCAATATTATTTAGTAGCGACCATACTTACTTTTATCCTCCTTATGACGGTTTCCCATTCTACATTATTTGGTGTTATTTTCTTTGTTGGTTTGAATGTACTGATCGCTTTATTATTTAAAAGGCAACGACTACGCTTTGAAAAAATTTACAAAAGGGCTTATTTTGATAACCTAACGGGCTTACCCAACCGCTTTTTATTTACTGAAAAAATGGAGCTACAGGGGAAAAAGATTCAGCCTGAGAAAAAACAAGTCAATATATTGCTTATCGGCATCGATCGTTTTAAGCTTATTAACGATATTATGGGGCATGCCAGTTCCGATAGACTGTTAAAAATGGTCGCTGAACGCTTGCTTAGCGTGGCCCCCGTAACAGACCAGGTTTATCGTGTAGGTGGAGATGAATTTGCTTTTCTGCTTACGAAGGAAGACAGCAACAGCGCTGACCAAACGGCCCAATATATTCTAGACGTCTTTAAAACGCCTTTTGTTGTGGATGAACAAGAAATCCATCTTTCTGTTAGTGTGGGAGGCTGCTACTGGAATATGGAAAAGGATTCAGTCGGTGAAGTGACCAAATATGCTGAAGTGGCCTTAGCGGAAGCCAAAAAGAATGGCGGACATACCTATAGTAAGTTTACCGAAGACATGCGGCAGGATACGCTCAACCGCTTGCAGATGGGGCTTGATCTAGCTAAAGCGATCGAGCGGAATGAATTAGAGATTTTTTATCAGCCACAATTTTGCACAGCGACAAAAGAACTGGTCGGGGCAGAAGCGCTACTGAGATGGAAACATCCGGAACATGGGTACGTTCCCCCGAATAAGTTCATCCCTATTGCAGAGGAAAACGGTCAAATTATCCCAATAGGCGATTGGATTATCCGCACGGCTTGCCAACAATTAAAGCAATGGGAGAAGGACGGATACTCTAGTATACAGATGTCGATTAACTTATCCTCTCGACAGTTCCAACAGAAGGACTTGCTCCATGTGATCAAGGAAACTCTAGAGGAAACGAAGGTGAAGGCACAATTTCTAAAGCTTGAGATTACCGAAAGTGTGGCCATGACGAATGAGCATATGGTCCTTGAGCGTCTTTTCTCCTTAAAAAAATTAGGCATTCAGCTTTCATTAGATGACTTTGGCACAGGGTATTCTTCCATGTCGTACTTACAACGTTTTCCGCTCGATGCCATGAAGGTAGATCGTTCCTTCATACGTGACATCCATCAAAATAAGCGTAATTACGCCATTGTCAAATCTACGATTGCGTTGGCGCAGAGTCTCGGTTTAGAAGTGGTCGCTGAAGGCGTGGAAACGGAAGAGGAATTCGAGGTTGTCCGAAAATTAAAAGGGGATATGGTTCAGGGCTTCCTACTGGGTCGGCCGCTACCTAACCATGAGTTTGAAGCGATGTTAGCGAAACAGGAGTATGCGATTTAA
- a CDS encoding S8 family serine peptidase, with protein MKKVFRHSIVITAIFALLLSTLGTGVLAQGVANEEGQHEPAPLYGTFDLQSDEKVTVMVELQEPSIMEAKHQGQAQDKKALATEREQVVSALKAKVSDLQVNREYDYLFSGLSIDVPANELPHVLAVTGVEAVYPNVTYEMTSDDNLISSEAYTPHMADSAPYIGADTVWETLGYTGEGVTVAIIDTGVDYTHPDLTHAFGAYKGWDFVDNDNDPQETPVGDPRGGSTRHGTHVAGTVAANGLIKGIAPDAQLLGYRVLGPGGSGTTTDVVAGIERAVQDGADVMNLSLGNSLNNPDWATSIALDWAMAEGVVAVTSNGNAGPNNWTVGSPGTSRMAISVGATQLPYNVYDGVITTTQDVYDYPSSAVMGYESEEDLLALGEGTFDMVYVGMGYEEDFAGKDLNGKIAVISRGEFAFVDKATNAKNAGAVGAIIFNNVEGDIPYEIPGMAVPTLKLDDVDGQKLVAEIEAGYHEVSFGINFSKQIDETVADFSSRGPVMDTWMIKPDVSAPGVNITSSVPTHNPDDPHGYASMQGTSMAAPHVAGAAALLLQAHPEWGPEQVKAALMNTAEPLFDPNGDSYKHNDQGAGSIRLVEAIEVDTLVSPGSHSFGVFDKDAGRQVERQHFTIENLSNETKRYDISVTFDDQPQGIDVKTSQNTKVDAHSAKAVNMNVRVRADQLEAGYYEGKILISDGEHTTEVPTILFVQEPDYPRITSFSLTETEEGYEYTVYLPSGAEEVGLWVYTASPFEYVGDGGVHLNVSGEDYETLTWDGKVNGEALTPGTYYVYAYATKQGQTDYAGPETLTID; from the coding sequence ATGAAAAAAGTTTTTCGCCACAGTATTGTCATAACAGCCATTTTTGCATTGCTCTTATCGACTCTTGGTACAGGCGTCTTAGCCCAAGGCGTCGCGAATGAAGAGGGACAGCATGAGCCTGCGCCGTTATACGGAACGTTTGATTTACAGAGTGATGAGAAGGTAACCGTGATGGTAGAGCTACAGGAACCGTCCATCATGGAAGCGAAGCACCAAGGGCAGGCACAAGATAAAAAGGCCCTGGCCACAGAAAGAGAGCAAGTCGTTTCAGCGCTAAAAGCTAAAGTGAGTGACTTGCAGGTAAACAGGGAGTATGATTATCTCTTCTCAGGATTATCCATCGACGTGCCTGCCAATGAGCTGCCGCACGTGTTAGCTGTCACAGGGGTGGAGGCGGTTTATCCTAACGTGACCTACGAGATGACGTCCGATGACAACCTTATAAGCTCAGAAGCGTATACGCCGCACATGGCAGATAGTGCGCCATACATAGGAGCGGATACCGTATGGGAAACCCTCGGTTACACGGGAGAAGGTGTAACAGTGGCTATCATTGACACGGGTGTAGACTATACCCACCCCGATTTAACCCATGCGTTTGGCGCGTACAAGGGATGGGATTTCGTCGACAATGACAACGATCCACAGGAAACGCCCGTAGGGGACCCACGAGGGGGTTCCACACGTCATGGTACGCACGTCGCTGGTACAGTGGCTGCGAATGGATTAATTAAAGGTATCGCGCCAGATGCGCAATTATTAGGGTACCGTGTCTTAGGACCGGGTGGCAGTGGGACGACAACGGACGTTGTCGCTGGCATTGAGAGAGCCGTACAGGATGGAGCAGATGTGATGAATTTGTCCTTAGGTAACTCACTTAACAATCCAGATTGGGCCACAAGTATTGCACTCGATTGGGCGATGGCAGAAGGCGTTGTGGCCGTAACGTCAAACGGTAACGCCGGTCCTAACAATTGGACAGTGGGTTCTCCAGGAACATCACGTATGGCCATCTCAGTGGGTGCGACACAACTGCCTTATAACGTTTACGACGGTGTGATCACAACCACACAAGACGTATATGACTACCCGTCGTCAGCTGTCATGGGTTATGAGTCGGAGGAAGATCTACTCGCACTAGGAGAGGGCACCTTCGACATGGTTTATGTTGGAATGGGGTATGAAGAGGATTTTGCCGGCAAAGACCTGAATGGGAAAATCGCCGTCATAAGCCGCGGTGAATTTGCGTTTGTAGATAAAGCAACCAATGCTAAAAATGCGGGTGCCGTAGGCGCCATCATTTTCAACAATGTTGAAGGTGACATTCCCTATGAAATACCGGGTATGGCTGTTCCCACACTGAAGCTTGACGATGTTGACGGGCAAAAGCTCGTAGCTGAGATTGAAGCTGGTTACCACGAAGTCAGCTTCGGTATCAACTTTAGTAAGCAAATCGATGAGACCGTTGCCGATTTCTCCTCTCGTGGCCCGGTGATGGATACATGGATGATCAAACCGGACGTGAGTGCACCTGGTGTGAATATCACAAGCTCTGTCCCAACGCACAATCCTGATGATCCTCATGGGTATGCATCCATGCAAGGGACGAGTATGGCTGCGCCACACGTAGCGGGAGCTGCAGCGTTATTACTTCAAGCCCATCCCGAGTGGGGACCTGAACAAGTAAAGGCAGCGTTGATGAATACCGCTGAGCCATTGTTTGACCCTAATGGTGATAGCTATAAGCATAATGACCAAGGGGCAGGTAGCATCCGCTTAGTTGAAGCAATTGAGGTCGACACGCTGGTCAGTCCAGGTAGCCATTCCTTTGGTGTTTTCGACAAGGATGCTGGACGACAAGTAGAAAGACAGCATTTTACCATTGAGAATCTTTCTAATGAGACCAAACGCTACGATATTAGTGTCACATTTGATGATCAGCCACAAGGTATTGACGTGAAAACGAGTCAGAACACAAAAGTCGATGCCCACAGTGCTAAGGCCGTCAATATGAACGTTCGCGTCCGCGCTGATCAATTAGAGGCTGGTTACTATGAAGGGAAGATCCTTATTTCGGATGGAGAACATACGACTGAAGTGCCAACCATCCTTTTTGTACAAGAACCAGATTACCCAAGGATTACAAGTTTTTCCCTAACCGAAACTGAAGAGGGCTATGAGTACACTGTATACCTCCCAAGTGGAGCAGAAGAAGTGGGGCTCTGGGTATACACCGCTTCCCCATTTGAATATGTTGGGGATGGTGGGGTGCACCTTAACGTCAGTGGTGAAGACTATGAAACATTAACTTGGGATGGCAAAGTGAATGGGGAAGCTTTGACACCTGGCACATATTACGTCTACGCTTATGCAACAAAACAAGGGCAGACTGACTACGCCGGCCCCGAGACACTTACCATTGACTGA